In a genomic window of Lacrimispora sp. BS-2:
- a CDS encoding PTS sugar transporter subunit IIC, whose translation MQGVSLLVVIGLILYTVIAVVDQISIQCGLYTPLFAAVITGALLGDLPTGLIVGATLQLMTLGVATYGGATVPDYLSGAIMGTAYAIISGQGAEYGIGLAIPIGLLLTQMDILGRMTNSFFQHYADRCAENGDYKGVERANLLGLLPWVLSRVIPVALGLCFGEAVVNGVNAIIPAWFMTGLKTAGAILPAMGMAILMRYLPIKKYYPYFIIGFVLIAFGGATFTVMAAALIGFALAALHLTRVRDRVAVATMDEEEVEIDG comes from the coding sequence ATGCAGGGAGTTTCTTTGCTGGTTGTTATTGGATTGATTCTGTATACCGTGATTGCTGTGGTTGATCAGATTTCTATTCAATGCGGATTGTATACCCCGTTGTTCGCAGCTGTGATTACCGGGGCATTATTGGGGGATTTGCCAACAGGCCTGATCGTTGGTGCGACATTGCAGCTCATGACATTGGGAGTTGCTACTTATGGAGGCGCCACGGTTCCGGACTATTTATCAGGAGCGATTATGGGTACCGCTTATGCCATTATTTCGGGTCAGGGAGCAGAATACGGAATCGGTCTGGCTATTCCCATCGGATTGCTGCTGACCCAGATGGACATTCTGGGAAGGATGACCAACTCATTCTTCCAGCATTACGCAGACCGCTGTGCAGAGAATGGGGATTACAAAGGAGTGGAGCGTGCAAATCTGCTGGGATTGCTGCCCTGGGTCCTTTCAAGAGTGATTCCGGTTGCATTGGGACTGTGTTTTGGAGAAGCTGTGGTAAATGGGGTAAATGCTATTATCCCGGCCTGGTTCATGACAGGTCTTAAAACCGCAGGCGCCATTCTTCCTGCAATGGGTATGGCCATACTGATGCGTTATCTGCCCATTAAAAAATATTATCCATATTTTATCATCGGATTCGTGCTGATTGCCTTTGGAGGCGCTACTTTTACTGTTATGGCTGCCGCATTGATCGGCTTTGCACTGGCTGCTCTTCATCTTACAAGAGTAAGGGACCGGGTAGCAGTGGCGACTATGGATGAAGAGGAGGTAGAAATCGATGGCTGA
- a CDS encoding PTS system mannose/fructose/sorbose family transporter subunit IID, producing the protein MADKNQTGIGKLEKSDIKKVYLRNLFTIQFGWNYEKMQGLGYAYVIMPVLKRLYSGDPEKMKRALKMHLGYFNTTPAMSHLIVGADMALEEELGIEAEEAITGLKTGLMGPFAGVGDTLFIAIYRAIVFSIASYIAMQGNPVGLIIPLIACAGVLWIRYKFTCIGYQSGRKLATGFADKISPITEAASILGLTVVGALIPSVIKYRTDLQFTMGEVTFALQDMLDKIMPSLLPLAIVGFSYWLLGKKKVDSTKLIFVLIGLGMILGNLQSMLTFVVGIF; encoded by the coding sequence ATGGCTGACAAAAACCAGACAGGAATCGGGAAATTAGAAAAAAGCGATATCAAAAAAGTATATCTGCGTAATCTGTTTACTATACAGTTTGGCTGGAATTATGAAAAGATGCAGGGGCTTGGATATGCCTATGTCATCATGCCGGTTTTAAAGCGGCTGTATTCCGGAGATCCGGAGAAGATGAAACGGGCACTGAAGATGCACCTGGGCTATTTTAACACAACGCCGGCAATGTCTCATCTGATCGTGGGTGCCGATATGGCGCTGGAGGAAGAACTGGGAATTGAGGCGGAGGAGGCCATTACCGGTTTAAAGACCGGACTTATGGGACCCTTTGCAGGAGTCGGTGATACGTTGTTCATCGCCATCTACCGGGCTATCGTGTTCTCCATTGCGTCTTATATCGCCATGCAGGGAAATCCTGTGGGGCTTATTATCCCCCTCATTGCTTGTGCCGGAGTATTATGGATAAGGTATAAATTCACCTGCATTGGTTATCAGTCCGGGCGAAAGCTTGCAACCGGGTTTGCAGATAAAATTTCTCCTATTACAGAGGCGGCCAGCATCCTGGGACTGACTGTGGTAGGGGCACTGATCCCTTCTGTAATCAAATACCGTACGGATCTGCAGTTTACCATGGGAGAAGTGACCTTTGCCCTTCAGGATATGCTGGACAAAATCATGCCATCCCTGCTTCCCCTTGCCATCGTAGGGTTTTCCTACTGGCTTCTGGGAAAGAAAAAGGTGGATTCTACAAAATTAATTTTTGTTCTCATCGGTTTGGGCATGATACTTGGTAATCTGCAGTCCATGCTTACCTTTGTGGTTGGTATATTTTAA